The proteins below are encoded in one region of Amycolatopsis acidiphila:
- a CDS encoding FAD binding domain-containing protein — MQVPAQFQYEKATSVEHALGLLGKYGPESRVVAGGHSLIPMMKLRLAQPQALIDINEVEELTRISVEEHMLRIGAMVRHAELLSSAVAGEHFPIFHDAEKLIADPVVRNRGTIGGSLCQADPSEDLSAVFAAIRGEAVIQGGEGQRVVPIREFFTGPYETVVADGELLVAVRVPIRSSASAYQKVERRAGDWAVAAAGAELRLDGDTVAEAGIGLTAVGAANFHVPEAEEFLVGGPATAERFARAGEIAAEHCQPVADQRGPVDYKRHLAATLTARALGAALARWHGRHQEA; from the coding sequence ATGCAGGTACCCGCCCAGTTCCAGTACGAGAAGGCGACCAGCGTCGAACACGCGCTGGGTCTGCTCGGCAAATACGGTCCGGAAAGCAGGGTCGTGGCCGGTGGCCACAGCCTGATCCCGATGATGAAGCTGCGGCTGGCCCAGCCGCAGGCCCTGATCGACATCAACGAAGTCGAGGAGCTGACCCGGATCAGCGTCGAGGAGCACATGCTGCGGATCGGCGCGATGGTCCGGCACGCCGAACTGCTGTCCTCGGCGGTCGCCGGTGAGCATTTCCCGATCTTCCACGACGCCGAGAAACTGATTGCCGACCCGGTCGTCCGGAATCGGGGCACCATAGGCGGTTCGCTGTGCCAGGCCGACCCGTCCGAAGACCTTTCCGCCGTTTTCGCGGCCATTCGCGGTGAAGCGGTGATCCAGGGTGGCGAAGGACAACGTGTCGTGCCGATCCGTGAGTTCTTCACCGGCCCGTACGAGACGGTGGTCGCCGACGGCGAGCTGCTGGTCGCCGTGCGCGTGCCGATCCGGTCCTCGGCGTCGGCGTACCAGAAGGTCGAGCGGCGCGCGGGGGACTGGGCGGTCGCCGCCGCGGGCGCGGAACTGCGGCTCGACGGCGACACCGTGGCCGAGGCCGGGATCGGACTGACCGCGGTGGGCGCGGCGAACTTCCACGTGCCCGAGGCGGAGGAGTTCCTCGTCGGCGGTCCGGCGACGGCCGAGCGGTTCGCCCGCGCGGGCGAAATCGCCGCCGAGCACTGCCAACCGGTGGCGGACCAGCGCGGCCCGGTCGACTACAAGCGGCACCTCGCCGCGACCCTCACCGCTCGCGCGCTCGGCGCGGCACTCGCACGCTGGCACGGCCGGCATCAGGAGGCGTGA
- a CDS encoding (2Fe-2S)-binding protein, producing the protein MEINVTVNGTVYQREVEPRLLLVHFLRDELRLTGTHWGCDTSNCGTCVVWLDEVPVKSCTVLAVMADGHRVRTVEGLADGAGLDPVQEGFRQCHGLQCGFCTPGMMMTARWLLDNNPDPSEEDIREAVSGQLCRCTGYENIVRSVRWAAEHEAAQEEVQA; encoded by the coding sequence ATGGAGATCAACGTGACCGTGAACGGCACGGTGTACCAGCGTGAGGTGGAGCCCCGGCTCCTGCTCGTGCACTTCCTGCGCGACGAGCTGCGGCTGACCGGCACGCACTGGGGGTGCGACACGTCGAACTGCGGCACCTGCGTGGTGTGGCTGGACGAGGTGCCGGTGAAGTCCTGCACGGTGCTCGCGGTGATGGCCGACGGGCACCGCGTGCGCACCGTCGAGGGGCTGGCCGACGGCGCCGGGCTCGACCCGGTGCAGGAGGGCTTCCGGCAGTGCCACGGCCTGCAGTGCGGGTTCTGCACGCCGGGCATGATGATGACCGCGCGCTGGTTGCTGGACAACAATCCGGATCCGTCCGAAGAGGACATTCGTGAGGCGGTCTCCGGGCAGCTGTGCCGCTGCACCGGCTACGAGAACATCGTCCGCTCGGTCCGCTGGGCGGCCGAGCACGAAGCGGCGCAGGAGGAGGTGCAGGCATGA